The Ignavibacteria bacterium DNA window GCTGTAATTAACGACCAGTTCGTAGGCCTAAAGGATATCTATATGATTTTCGGCACCTTCCAGATGTACAAGGAAGGGCAGAACCTCCTGGAGTTTATTTCCGATACTTACGGTAAGGAGAAAATTGGCCTTCTCTTGGAAAACTTCTGGCAGTACGAAAACTTTAACGACCTAATGGAATATGTAATAGGGAAGTCAATTGAGGAAATTGACCGTGACTGGAACTACTACCTGAAGCAGAGATACTTCCCGCTGATGAAAAATAAGATTCCGCCGGAAAATGGGGCGCAGAAATTAACCGACTTCGGATTTAATTTTTCTCCTTCGATTTATAATAAAAACGGCCAGCCCAATGTCTACTTTGTAGCCAACAGGGACGGATATTCTTCAATCTATGAGATGCCGTTAAAAGATTTCGAGAAGGAAAAAGACCGCCCGAAACCTGATATTCTCATCCGCGGTGAAAAAGAAGAGGTCTTTGAGGCCTTCCACCTCCTGGATGCCTCGCTGAGCGTATCAAAAGACGGCATTATTACGTTTATTACAAAAACCGGAGGCACAGACGCCCTGCACTTCTACTCAATTGGTGAGGGGAAAATGCTCAGGGATTACCAGAATAATGAACTTATAAGCATGTCTTCCCCCAGATGGTCCTCCGACGGAAAGAAAGTTGTCTTCCAGTCCATCGACAGACGCGGGTACTCGGATATATTTGTCTATAACTACCAGGACGGCAGCCTCCAAAGAATTACTAACGACTACTATAGCGACATAAACCCCGTTTTCGGCAAAAACGATACTACGGTCGTCTTTTCTTCCGACAGGAGTGAGGGGATCTTTAAGAAAAAATACAACATCTTCGAGTATAACTTAAACGATCACTCCACGCGCTATCTTACATATTGCGACGCAAATAACAAAAGCCCGGAGTTCAGCCCCGATTTCTCCAGTCTCTATTTTACCTCCGACTATGACGGCATACAGAACCTCTGGAAACTGGAGATGAGGGACGGAAAACCCTCGGGCATGACGCAGATGACAAATTTTGTTACAAGCGTATTCGATTACTCCTTCATCAATAATAATGAAGTTGTAGCCTCGGCATTTGAGAAGTTCTCTTTCCAGCTCTACAGAATTAAACTGAAGGCTCCCGCCGACTCGCTCTACAAATTCGTAGGTTTCGATTTTACGCTTACAGACGGCAAGTGGGTTGCTAAAAAGCTCGAGGGCGCCTCAATTAAGGAAAAACTTAAATATGAGAATAAGTACACACTCGACTACGCGCAGAGCCAGGTTACTACAGACCCCGTCTACGGAACGCAGGGCGGAGCACTTTTTTCCTTAAGCGACCTTCTAAGCAACGATAACTATTATTTCCTCATCTATAACACGGCTGAGGTTCAAAGCGATATATTAAAAAGCTTTAACGTCGCTATATCCAGAATAAATATCGGGAACAGGACTAACTACGCCTACGGGCTTTTTAACTACTCGGGCAGGCGCTACGACATAATGGATTCGGATGAATACTACTGGGAAAGAAGCTTCGGAGGGTATTTTACGCTTTTCTACCCCTTCAGCAAATTCTCCAGAATTGAAGCCAGCGTTTCACTGGCCAATTCAGATAAAGAGGTCATACAGAACGTCATAGAAAGAAAGGCGCTCCTGGCTACAAATTCCATTTCATACGTGATGGATAACTCGCTCTGGGGGCCTACGGGACCTGTAGACGGCACACGCTTCCGCGTGCTCTTAAGCTTTACGAACGACATTAAATACAGCAACGTAAACTACTATACGCTCATTTTTGACTTCAGAAACTATTTCCGCCTGAGCTATAAAAGCGCTCTTGCACTTAGAACCGCACTCCTTTATAACGACGGACGGGAGGCAAGGCGCTACTTTATGGGAGGAAGCTGGGACTTAAGAGGCTGGCCCAGATGGTCCATACGCGGACAGAAGCTCTGGATCTCATCGCTTGAACTGAGATTCCCGTTAATTGACCTTTTTGCCGTAAGATTCCCATTTATCGACTTCGTTTTCCCGAACATCCGCGGCGCTCTTTTCTTCGATAGCGGCGGCGCCTGGGATAAAACATACCAGGAGACACTTGGAAGCCTTGGCGGCGGAATAAGAATTAACCTTTTTGACATCATAACACTCCGTTACGATATAGGTAAAAAGATAGAAAATAACTTTAAGAGCCTGCAGCCCAGACTTTTCTACCAGTTCTTTATTGGATGGGACTTCTAATGAATACATGGAAACTGAAAATACTTGGCCTTAATATGGCTTTTGCTATTCTTACCATGCTCCTGGGGGGCTGCTCAAGCAATATAGCAATTCCAAAGGCAAAGTTCGGAAGCCCTTCATATTCAATGTTCGGCGAAAGCTCCTCGCGCAGGTTTTTTGTTCCCGTAAGTATTGGCGACACATTAAACCTTAAGTGGGAAGGGGATATAAACGGGGGATTCAGCCCTACTTCGGTTACAGCATTCGGAAATTATATATTTGTTCCCGACTTGTCCGGGAGGATTTACGCTTTTGATGGGGATGAAGGAAAAGAAATCGGCTTCATTAAATACAGGGGCTCCATTGTTCCCGCTCCCGTAATAAATGAGTTCGTGCTCACTTTCCCCCTTACGGGCTACAAGGATAATAACTCTGTTATCTATAATTTTAATTTCCATTCGGGGCAGGAGGCGGCCAAATACGAAGTTGAGGGCAAGGTGGAAAGCGAACCCGTTAAGACAAAAGACGGGATTGTTTTCCTTACCGAGCAGGGTAAGGCAATTAAATATGACAATGGGAATCAGAAAGTGTGGGAATACGATACAAAAGGGTTCATTCACTCCCAGGCCGCACTCTCTGGCGACAGGCTCGTGTTCGGAAACGACAAGGGAAATGTTTATTCCATAAATGCCAATACAGGCTCCTTAAATTACGCGAAAAAAACAGGGAGCGGATTTGAAGGGGGCTTTACTGCCTCAGGCGACACGGTCTTTGCGGCAGATAACACTGGAGTCCTCTACTGCATGAATTTAACCTCGGGTGACGTCCTCTGGAAATACCCGACGGGATACAAAATAAACGTCTTCCCGGTCTATGACGGCATATACGTCTACATCGGGAACCTGAGGGGCGAGATCTATAAATTTCTTGGAAGTTCGGGCAAACTCCTCTGGAAAGTTTCCACAGATGGCGTGATAAACACTACACCCCTGCTTTTTAAAGATTTTCTGGTGCAGCCCGATCTGAATAAGAAGCTTTATTTCATAAATGTTGAAAACGGACAGATAGCAAAAACAATGTACTTCGAGGGACGGGCCCGCCTCTCCCCGGTATATTACAATGAAACTCTTTATCTGGGTGTTGATAACGGCAAGGTAATGGCTTATGAACGCGCTAAATAAATATTTTCTCCTTTTAATATTTTTCATCCCTTTTCTTGCGGCATCTGCCCAGAATAAGGAATGCACCTCCATACTGAATATTTCAACCGGGGATTCCTCGGCTGCAATATTCCTCAATGATTCATTTATCGGAAGCGGCCGCGCCTCACGCGAGGTGGAAAAGGGGAGATATAAGATATTTATTAAGGATGAAGCCCGCAAATGGGGGGCGCAGGAGATACATGATTCAATCTCTGTCACTGATTGCGGACTGACTAAAAACCTGGAATACAGCTTTAAGAAAACAGCTTTCCTTAGAACCAATCCCGACAATGCCGACGTTTACTACAGGGATTCTCTCCTTGGAAGTACTCCCTTATCTATTCTAAGAACCCTCCCGCAGGTTGAGGTTAGAAAGACAAATTACAAGCCTGTATTCTTATCTTCAGATGAACTGGTACATAGCCCCGTAATAGACCTGGAGTTCCTGGGGAAAAAGCCGCAGGAAAGCTTCTTTAAGACAAATATGTTCAAGATCCTCCTCGGTACAGCCGTGGCCTTGGGGACAACGGCGGCTTATTATAAAATGAAGGCAAATAAATCCTTCGACCAGTATAACCAGTCCGGTGACAACACTCTTCTGGACAGGACAAACAGGTATGACCTCTACAGCGGCATAGCCTTCGGCGCCCTTCAGGTCAATTTCGGCGCCCTTATTTACTTCTTCCTCGTGGACGAGTAAATATTTACAGAATAAAGACTTCCACGCATCTTACACCGCCTCTCGATATTTTCTAAAGTTAAAAGAATTTTGTTGCTATAGACAATCATAATGGTTATTTTTTTGTGCCTTAAAATATACCATTAATGAATTAGCTTAATGAAAACAAAATTTATACTAGTCCTTTCAGTAATATTCTTTTTCTCATGCTCTTTGTTTGCGCAGGAAAATCAGAAAAGAATTTATAAGACAACTGACGACGATAACTCCAAATTTACCAATATCGGAAACCTTGGCCTTACGCTCTCAAATTTCGGTATGTACGGCAACGGATTCAGCGGAACGTGGCCCAAGCAGCCTTCCTGCGAATACCCCTTGGGAAGCGGCATCGAACACATTTTTGCCGGCGGCCTGTGGGTGGGAGGTTATTTAAGCAAGGATGCCTCGGGATCCGGAAAAAGCGGCCCCTTCGTTACTACTGGCGCCGTCGATAAGTCCTCAGTCTCTTCTCGCGGCGGCGGCTTTGAATACACCAATTTGCCGGGAAGCCGTATCGTTGAACGCTCCAGCCTTCTGACTTCCAAGAATTTCAGCCCTAAGGCAGTCTCTCATCAGGACTTTGTAATGGATTTTGTGGACACTAACCGCGTGCTTATCGGCTCAAACAATGAACCTATTCCCGATCATACACCTCTCGGCATCGCGGTCCACCAGGAATCTTACGTCTGGAACTACTCTTTTGCCAACTTCTTCGTTATTATGAACTACTGGATTAAAAACGTTTCGGATAAATATATAGACAGCGTTTTTGTTGGCCTCTGGACAGATACCGTAGTTAGAAATACAATTGTTTCACCTCCCGGAACAAGCAACTTCTTTACTCACGGTGGTAACGGCTATGCAGATTCATTAAAAATAGGCTATGAATTTGACGCCGACGGCGACGTCGGCTTTACAGACAGCTACGTGGGCATTCAGTACCTGGGCGCTACGCCGGCAGTTAACAATGCAAACTTTGTAAGCTGGACCCATTCCAATACGAGCGACCTTATATTCTTTACCCCGATGGACGACATGCAAAGGTATGAAAAAATGAACGGCTTCTTTGCCGATGGCATTAAATTCCAGAATATTAACCAGGCAACACTCAGAGCCTCAAGCAACCGTTCAATTTTAATGACTTCCGGCCCATTCTCAACTATTGCCCCAGGCGATTCTATTAATGTATCCTTTGCTATCGTGTGCGCAAAGAAATCGGGATATGACCCCGCCGCTCTTGATACAAAAGAACAGAAGAAAAACCTCTTTACTAACGCCGGCTGGGCCCTGAGGGCTTATAACGGCGAGGATAAAAACGGCAACGGCCTCCTGGATCCGGGCGAGGACCTCGACGGCGACGGAAAAATAAAAAGATTTATTCTGCCTGCACCTCCAGCTTCACCTGAAGTTAAGGTTGTGCCTGAGGACAGGAAAGTAACAATTTACTGGGATAAACGCGCTGAAAACTCTGTGGATCCTATCTCTTCAAAGAAGGATTTTGAAGGCTACAGGCTCTACAGGACAAACGCCGGATACGACCTTACTGCAACACAGGACGTCCTGGGTTCGCTTGTTACACTGGCTGAATTCGACAGCCTTAATAACACTGTCGGCTATAATACAGGATTTTCAAAAGTAAGATTAAGCGATCCTGTAACTTTCCCGGGCGATACAAACAAATACTATTATAAATTTGAAATTGACAACCTCTTAAACGGCTGGCAGTATACATATTCTGTAACCGCCTTCGACAAAGGGGACCCGGTAAATAACCTCGAAAGCCTGGAGTCCAGTGTGCTCGCTTCTTCAAAGCGCGTTATACCCGGCACTCCTGCTACTTCGGACGAGAAGGCCCAGGTTGGCGTTTATCCGAATCCTTATTACGGAAACGCTTACTGGGACGGCAATTCTGAAAGGTTGAGGAAAATTTACTTCTATAATCTTCCGGCTCAATGCGAAATTACAATTTATACACTTGCCGGGGATATTGTTAAAAGAATACAGCATGACCAAAACAGTAACGGAAGCGACTTGAGATGGTTTGAAACTTATGCCAAGGACCAGACACAGATTATGGCAGGCGGCGAACACGCATGGGATATTATCAGCGACAACGACCAGGCAATCGCAAGCGGACTCTATCTCTTTACGGTTAAGGATTCCCAGACCGGCGAAATTAAAAAAGGGAAATTCCTGATCGTTAAATAAATGCTTATTCCCTGAATCCAGTTTTTCTCCGGGCGTTTTTCCCGGATACTTTGTTTTAGTTAATAACATATTATGAGGCCTATATGAAACTTAGATACTTATTGATTTCTCTGATTCTGTTGAGCGCTTCTTCATTTGCGCAGAAAGTATATCCCTTGAAGACCATTAAGGATATTCAGTACCGTACAGATGAAGACCTCAAAGCAGGTAAACAATCCCCGGCTATTACTGATACCGTGAGGATTCGTGCAGTTGCACTGCACAGTACGCTGAAGGATCCCTCCAGCTCGTCTTCACAGCCGATGATTTTCTGCAGCAGCACAAACAAATATGTGCTTTTCGTGCAGGATTCCAGCAGCGAATGGGCAGGTCTTCAGGTTTACCAGGAAGACCAGAATAGCGGAACAAACCTCTGGACGGTTGACTCGGCCCAGTATGTTGAGTTTACAGGATATGCTAAGGATTATTTCACTTCAACTGAATTCGTCCTTATTTCCAAGCCAGTTCCGGTTCCTATAAACACACTTGATCAGGCTCCGAACAGGCCTGCTGCCAAAGTGATGAAGATAAGTGACTTTACAAATGCCGGCGTTATGGATCCCCTGGCTGA harbors:
- a CDS encoding PQQ-binding-like beta-propeller repeat protein, yielding MNTWKLKILGLNMAFAILTMLLGGCSSNIAIPKAKFGSPSYSMFGESSSRRFFVPVSIGDTLNLKWEGDINGGFSPTSVTAFGNYIFVPDLSGRIYAFDGDEGKEIGFIKYRGSIVPAPVINEFVLTFPLTGYKDNNSVIYNFNFHSGQEAAKYEVEGKVESEPVKTKDGIVFLTEQGKAIKYDNGNQKVWEYDTKGFIHSQAALSGDRLVFGNDKGNVYSINANTGSLNYAKKTGSGFEGGFTASGDTVFAADNTGVLYCMNLTSGDVLWKYPTGYKINVFPVYDGIYVYIGNLRGEIYKFLGSSGKLLWKVSTDGVINTTPLLFKDFLVQPDLNKKLYFINVENGQIAKTMYFEGRARLSPVYYNETLYLGVDNGKVMAYERAK